DNA sequence from the bacterium genome:
GCGTCGAGTGGGATGGCCGCGACGGCGGCGGACGGGTCGCGCCGTCGGGGCTCTACCTGTTGCGCCTGGAGGCGGGCGGTTCGCGGAGCGTGCGGCGCTTCACGCTCGCGCGCTAGCGGGCCAGCCGGTAGCCCGTGCCGTGCACGGTGAGGATGTGCGCCGGGCTGGCGGGGTCGGTCTCGATGATCTTGCGCAGGTTCAGGATGAAGTTGTCGACCGTGCGCGTGGTCGGGTAGGCGTCGTAGCCCCAGATGCGGTCCAGGATCGTGCGGCGGGCCACCGGTTCGCCGTCCTTCTCGGCGAGCACGCGCAGGATCATGGCCTCCTTGTCCTTCAGCGCGTGGACGCCGCGGGGGTTGGTGACGGTCAGCGAGCGCAGGTCGACGACCGAGTCCCCGATCTCCAACGTGTCCGGCGCCGAGGTCTCGCGGCGCCACTCCTCGCGCCGGAAGATGCCCTTGATGCGCGCCAGCAGCTCGCGCAGGTTGAACGGCTTGGTGATGTAGTCGTCGCCGCCCATCTCCAGGCCGCGCACGCGGTCGTCGTCGCGGCCCCGCGCGGTCAGGAACAGGACCGGCACGCGGTCGCCCTCCTCGCGGATCTTTTTGCAGAACGCGAAGCCGTCCATGCCCGGCAGCATCACGTCCAGCAGCACGAGGTCCACGCCGCCGCGCTTCCAGTAGTGCAGCCCCTCCTCCGCCGAGACGGCCACGACCGGCTCGTAGCCCTCCAGCTCCAGGTTCAGCCGCATGCCGTCGGCCAGGTGCTCGTCGTCCTCCACCACCAGGATGCGCCGTTTCATCGCGACCCCTCCTCGAAGACGGGCAGCACCAGGGTGAACGCCGCCCCGCGCCCCTCTTCGCTCTCCAGCACCACGCGGCCGCCCAGGCTCTCGACGTTGCGCTGGACCAGGTACAGGCCGAGTCCCGAGCCGCGCGGCCGTTCGTTCAGGGATCCGGCGCCGGCCTCGGCCCGGTAGAAGCTCTCGAAGACGCGCCGCTGCTCCCGCCGCGGGATGCCGGGCCCGCGGTCGCGCACGGTCAGGCGGTGCCGGTCGCCGTCCCGGTACAGCGTCACGGAGACCTGCGCCGGCGGCGGGCTGTAGTGGACCGCGTTGTGGACGAGGTTGCGCACCGCCACGCGCAGCGCCTGGCGGTCGCCGATCACGAGGTGACCGTCGGGGACGTCCACCTCCAGGCGGGCCCCGCGGTCCACGAGGAACGCGCCCATCGTCTCCAGGACGTCGCGGGTCACGTCCGCGAGGTCGATCGTCTCGCGCACGCCGCGCAGGTGGTCCTCGTCGCGGCTCACCGACAGGACCTGCTCGACCATCGCCTCGAGCCGCTCGACGTCCTGGAGCATCGCGCCGCGGATGCGCAGGCCGGCGTCCGGCGGCAGATCGGGGCGCTGGAGGGTCTCGGTGTACAGGCGGATGCTCGCCAGCGGCGTCTTGAACTCGTGCGTCGCCCCGGCCAGGAACAGCTCGCGCGCGCGCTTGAAGTCGCGCTCCCGCCGCGAGGCCAGGGTCAGGATGGTCGTGCCCGCGGCCAGCAGCAGCAGGAACACCACGCCCTCGGTCATGAACATGCGCCGGCGCCGCGCGGCCTCCTTCTGGACGTTGGCGACCGCCACGGGATCGATCCCCACCTCCCAGCCCTGGTCCGTCTTGTGGAAGTGGAGGTGGGGGAAGGCCTTGCCGAGCATGGCGGTCGGGTCGTCCCGCACCTCGGGCACCGTCTCGAGGATGTAGACCGCGTGCATCTGGTCGGTGCGGTAGCGCTGGAGTTGGAAGCTCTCGTAGTGATGGCCCTCGCGGGTCAGGTAGTAGACCCACCACGCCCCGA
Encoded proteins:
- a CDS encoding response regulator transcription factor, which encodes MKRRILVVEDDEHLADGMRLNLELEGYEPVVAVSAEEGLHYWKRGGVDLVLLDVMLPGMDGFAFCKKIREEGDRVPVLFLTARGRDDDRVRGLEMGGDDYITKPFNLRELLARIKGIFRREEWRRETSAPDTLEIGDSVVDLRSLTVTNPRGVHALKDKEAMILRVLAEKDGEPVARRTILDRIWGYDAYPTTRTVDNFILNLRKIIETDPASPAHILTVHGTGYRLAR
- a CDS encoding HAMP domain-containing sensor histidine kinase, which gives rise to MRLHRHLGLMYGILVALIVVIGAWWVYYLTREGHHYESFQLQRYRTDQMHAVYILETVPEVRDDPTAMLGKAFPHLHFHKTDQGWEVGIDPVAVANVQKEAARRRRMFMTEGVVFLLLLAAGTTILTLASRRERDFKRARELFLAGATHEFKTPLASIRLYTETLQRPDLPPDAGLRIRGAMLQDVERLEAMVEQVLSVSRDEDHLRGVRETIDLADVTRDVLETMGAFLVDRGARLEVDVPDGHLVIGDRQALRVAVRNLVHNAVHYSPPPAQVSVTLYRDGDRHRLTVRDRGPGIPRREQRRVFESFYRAEAGAGSLNERPRGSGLGLYLVQRNVESLGGRVVLESEEGRGAAFTLVLPVFEEGSR